A region from the Lolium perenne isolate Kyuss_39 chromosome 4, Kyuss_2.0, whole genome shotgun sequence genome encodes:
- the LOC127292609 gene encoding uncharacterized protein isoform X4, with the protein MSSNSSSPPSPPSNNTSPPSAAPPPSPDSSSPPTANSSSPAPSSSSPPPAPSKSHGAPASPAGIHTPSAQSSRGTGDSSRSEQAYVRRVSPAEIVFAAAGAAALLALLVAACVCCSRRTAPRRRRKPRNPMHFYADTASGHQGNSTSYTSGPQPQWQSDTGAGPSTSTSGSPGGSWHVPPDTNSGPRGQPLHTPVPQEPLGLGKGTFTYEELAAATGDFSQTNLLGQGGFGYVHKGVLPSGKAVAVKQLKSGSGQGEREFQAEVDIISRVHHRHLVSLVGYCIAGTSRMLVYEFVPNKTLEFHLHGKGLPPMAWATRLRIALGSAKGLAYLHEDSSDHTPRHQIRQHPPRQQLRGHGRGLRPCQAGVRQQHARLDPRHGDVRVPGAGVRVEREADGEVGRVLLRRGAAGAPDGAAAHRRHHAAVARRRPRRLGEAGPVARAGRRRLRRRCGPEAPGQLRPGGDGARGGQCRGLRPAVGQEAPQDEPDSEGVGGGHVA; encoded by the exons ATGTCCTCTAATTCCTCGTCACCACCGTCGCCGCCATCGAACAACACCTCTCCTCCTTCAGCCGCCCCGCCGCCGTCACCGGACTCGTCCTCTCCACCAACGGCAAACTCATCTTCTCCGGCGCCATCCAGCTCCTCGCCTCCGCCGGCGCCGTCCAAGTCCCATGGCGCTCCGGCGTCACCGGCCGGGATCCACACTCCATCTGCCCAATCCTCTAGAGGCACGGGTGACTCGAGCAGGTCGGAGCAGGCTTACGTGCGCCGCGTCAGCCCGGCTGAGATCGTTTTCGCTGCCGCCGGGGCGGCTGCCCTTCTTGCGCTCCTCGTTGCCGCCTGCGTGTGCTGCTCGAGGAGGACGGCGCCGAGGAGGCGCCGGAAGCCTCGCAACCCGATGCATTTCTACGCGGACACTGCCTCCGGACACCAAG GCAACAGCACGAGCTACACAAGCGGACCGCAGCCGCAATGGCAGAGCGACACGGGCGCGGGGCCCTCGACGAGCACGTCCGGCTCGCCGGGTGGCTCCTGGCACGTGCCGCCCGACACGAACTCCGGCCCGCGCGGCCAGCCGCTGCATACGCCGGTACCGCAAGAGCCGCTGGGGTTAGGCAAGGGAAcgttcacctacgaggagctcgcGGCGGCAACGGGCGACTTCTCGCAGACGAACCTGCTCGGGCAGGGCGGGTTCGGGTACGTGCACAAGGGGGTGCTCCCCAGCGGCAAGGCGGTGGCCGTGAAGCAGCTCAAGTCCGGGAGCGGCCAGGGGGAGCGCGAGTTCCAGGCCGAGGTGGACATCATCAGCCGGGTGCACCACCGCCACCTCGTGTCCCTCGTCGGCTACTGCATCGCCGGCACCAGCCGCATGCTCGTCTACGAGTTCGTCCCCAACAAGACGCTCGAGTTCCACCTCCATG GGAAAGGGTTGCCGCCAATGGCATGGGCGACCAGGCTGCGCATCGCGCTCGGGTCGGCGAAGGGGCTCGCCTACCTGCACGAAGACT CCTCGGATCATACACCGCGACATCAAATCCGCCAACATCCTCCTCGACAACAACTTCGAGGCCATGGTCGCGGACTTCGGCCTTGCCAAGCTGGCGTCCGACAACAACACGCACGTCTCGACCCGCGTCATGGGGACGTTCGGGTACCTGGCGCCGGAGTACGCGTCGAGCGGGAGGCTGACGGAGAAGTCGGACGTGTTCTCCTACGGCGTGGTGCTGCTGGAGCTCCTGACGGGGCGGCGGCCCATCGACGCCACCACGCAGCTGTTGCTCGAAGACGGCCTCGTCGACTGGGCGAGGCCGGCCCTGTCGCGCGCGCTGGCCGGCGGCGACTACGACGCCGTTGCGGACCCGAGGCTCCAGGGCAGCTACGACCCGGTGGAGATGGCGCGCGTGGCGGCCAGTGCCGCGGCCTGCGTCCGGCAGTCGGCCAAGAAGCGCCCCAGGATGAGCCAG ATAGTGAGGGCGTTGGAGGGGGGCATGTCGCTTGA
- the LOC127292609 gene encoding proline-rich receptor-like protein kinase PERK4 isoform X3 encodes MSSNSSSPPSPPSNNTSPPSAAPPPSPDSSSPPTANSSSPAPSSSSPPPAPSKSHGAPASPAGIHTPSAQSSRGTGDSSRSEQAYVRRVSPAEIVFAAAGAAALLALLVAACVCCSRRTAPRRRRKPRNPMHFYADTASGHQGNSTSYTSGPQPQWQSDTGAGPSTSTSGSPGGSWHVPPDTNSGPRGQPLHTPVPQEPLGLGKGTFTYEELAAATGDFSQTNLLGQGGFGYVHKGVLPSGKAVAVKQLKSGSGQGEREFQAEVDIISRVHHRHLVSLVGYCIAGTSRMLVYEFVPNKTLEFHLHGKGLPPMAWATRLRIALGSAKGLAYLHEDCQPRIIHRDIKSANILLDNNFEAMVADFGLAKLASDNNTHVSTRVMGTFGYLAPEYASSGRLTEKSDVFSYGVVLLELLTGRRPIDATTQLLLEDGLVDWARPALSRALAGGDYDAVADPRLQGSYDPVEMARVAASAAACVRQSAKKRPRMSQIVRALEGGMSLEDLNEGVRPGQSVLFGEAGSSG; translated from the exons ATGTCCTCTAATTCCTCGTCACCACCGTCGCCGCCATCGAACAACACCTCTCCTCCTTCAGCCGCCCCGCCGCCGTCACCGGACTCGTCCTCTCCACCAACGGCAAACTCATCTTCTCCGGCGCCATCCAGCTCCTCGCCTCCGCCGGCGCCGTCCAAGTCCCATGGCGCTCCGGCGTCACCGGCCGGGATCCACACTCCATCTGCCCAATCCTCTAGAGGCACGGGTGACTCGAGCAGGTCGGAGCAGGCTTACGTGCGCCGCGTCAGCCCGGCTGAGATCGTTTTCGCTGCCGCCGGGGCGGCTGCCCTTCTTGCGCTCCTCGTTGCCGCCTGCGTGTGCTGCTCGAGGAGGACGGCGCCGAGGAGGCGCCGGAAGCCTCGCAACCCGATGCATTTCTACGCGGACACTGCCTCCGGACACCAAG GCAACAGCACGAGCTACACAAGCGGACCGCAGCCGCAATGGCAGAGCGACACGGGCGCGGGGCCCTCGACGAGCACGTCCGGCTCGCCGGGTGGCTCCTGGCACGTGCCGCCCGACACGAACTCCGGCCCGCGCGGCCAGCCGCTGCATACGCCGGTACCGCAAGAGCCGCTGGGGTTAGGCAAGGGAAcgttcacctacgaggagctcgcGGCGGCAACGGGCGACTTCTCGCAGACGAACCTGCTCGGGCAGGGCGGGTTCGGGTACGTGCACAAGGGGGTGCTCCCCAGCGGCAAGGCGGTGGCCGTGAAGCAGCTCAAGTCCGGGAGCGGCCAGGGGGAGCGCGAGTTCCAGGCCGAGGTGGACATCATCAGCCGGGTGCACCACCGCCACCTCGTGTCCCTCGTCGGCTACTGCATCGCCGGCACCAGCCGCATGCTCGTCTACGAGTTCGTCCCCAACAAGACGCTCGAGTTCCACCTCCATG GGAAAGGGTTGCCGCCAATGGCATGGGCGACCAGGCTGCGCATCGCGCTCGGGTCGGCGAAGGGGCTCGCCTACCTGCACGAAGACT GCCAGCCTCGGATCATACACCGCGACATCAAATCCGCCAACATCCTCCTCGACAACAACTTCGAGGCCATGGTCGCGGACTTCGGCCTTGCCAAGCTGGCGTCCGACAACAACACGCACGTCTCGACCCGCGTCATGGGGACGTTCGGGTACCTGGCGCCGGAGTACGCGTCGAGCGGGAGGCTGACGGAGAAGTCGGACGTGTTCTCCTACGGCGTGGTGCTGCTGGAGCTCCTGACGGGGCGGCGGCCCATCGACGCCACCACGCAGCTGTTGCTCGAAGACGGCCTCGTCGACTGGGCGAGGCCGGCCCTGTCGCGCGCGCTGGCCGGCGGCGACTACGACGCCGTTGCGGACCCGAGGCTCCAGGGCAGCTACGACCCGGTGGAGATGGCGCGCGTGGCGGCCAGTGCCGCGGCCTGCGTCCGGCAGTCGGCCAAGAAGCGCCCCAGGATGAGCCAG ATAGTGAGGGCGTTGGAGGGGGGCATGTCGCTTGAGGACCTGAACGAGGGGGTTCGGCCGGGGCAGAGTGTGCTGTTCGGCGAGGCGGGGTCGTCGGGGTGA
- the LOC127292609 gene encoding proline-rich receptor-like protein kinase PERK4 isoform X1, which yields MSSNSSSPPSPPSNNTSPPSAAPPPSPDSSSPPTANSSSPAPSSSSPPPAPSKSHGAPASPAGIHTPSAQSSRGTGDSSRSEQAYVRRVSPAEIVFAAAGAAALLALLVAACVCCSRRTAPRRRRKPRNPMHFYADTASGHQGNSTSYTSGPQPQWQSDTGAGPSTSTSGSPGGSWHVPPDTNSGPRGQPLHTPVPQEPLGLGKGTFTYEELAAATGDFSQTNLLGQGGFGYVHKGVLPSGKAVAVKQLKSGSGQGEREFQAEVDIISRVHHRHLVSLVGYCIAGTSRMLVYEFVPNKTLEFHLHGKGLPPMAWATRLRIALGSAKGLAYLHEDCQPRIIHRDIKSANILLDNNFEAMVADFGLAKLASDNNTHVSTRVMGTFGYLAPEYASSGRLTEKSDVFSYGVVLLELLTGRRPIDATTQLLLEDGLVDWARPALSRALAGGDYDAVADPRLQGSYDPVEMARVAASAAACVRQSAKKRPRMSQVQCRSTHALSSADVHGKWPWCFFLVVQIVRALEGGMSLEDLNEGVRPGQSVLFGEAGSSG from the exons ATGTCCTCTAATTCCTCGTCACCACCGTCGCCGCCATCGAACAACACCTCTCCTCCTTCAGCCGCCCCGCCGCCGTCACCGGACTCGTCCTCTCCACCAACGGCAAACTCATCTTCTCCGGCGCCATCCAGCTCCTCGCCTCCGCCGGCGCCGTCCAAGTCCCATGGCGCTCCGGCGTCACCGGCCGGGATCCACACTCCATCTGCCCAATCCTCTAGAGGCACGGGTGACTCGAGCAGGTCGGAGCAGGCTTACGTGCGCCGCGTCAGCCCGGCTGAGATCGTTTTCGCTGCCGCCGGGGCGGCTGCCCTTCTTGCGCTCCTCGTTGCCGCCTGCGTGTGCTGCTCGAGGAGGACGGCGCCGAGGAGGCGCCGGAAGCCTCGCAACCCGATGCATTTCTACGCGGACACTGCCTCCGGACACCAAG GCAACAGCACGAGCTACACAAGCGGACCGCAGCCGCAATGGCAGAGCGACACGGGCGCGGGGCCCTCGACGAGCACGTCCGGCTCGCCGGGTGGCTCCTGGCACGTGCCGCCCGACACGAACTCCGGCCCGCGCGGCCAGCCGCTGCATACGCCGGTACCGCAAGAGCCGCTGGGGTTAGGCAAGGGAAcgttcacctacgaggagctcgcGGCGGCAACGGGCGACTTCTCGCAGACGAACCTGCTCGGGCAGGGCGGGTTCGGGTACGTGCACAAGGGGGTGCTCCCCAGCGGCAAGGCGGTGGCCGTGAAGCAGCTCAAGTCCGGGAGCGGCCAGGGGGAGCGCGAGTTCCAGGCCGAGGTGGACATCATCAGCCGGGTGCACCACCGCCACCTCGTGTCCCTCGTCGGCTACTGCATCGCCGGCACCAGCCGCATGCTCGTCTACGAGTTCGTCCCCAACAAGACGCTCGAGTTCCACCTCCATG GGAAAGGGTTGCCGCCAATGGCATGGGCGACCAGGCTGCGCATCGCGCTCGGGTCGGCGAAGGGGCTCGCCTACCTGCACGAAGACT GCCAGCCTCGGATCATACACCGCGACATCAAATCCGCCAACATCCTCCTCGACAACAACTTCGAGGCCATGGTCGCGGACTTCGGCCTTGCCAAGCTGGCGTCCGACAACAACACGCACGTCTCGACCCGCGTCATGGGGACGTTCGGGTACCTGGCGCCGGAGTACGCGTCGAGCGGGAGGCTGACGGAGAAGTCGGACGTGTTCTCCTACGGCGTGGTGCTGCTGGAGCTCCTGACGGGGCGGCGGCCCATCGACGCCACCACGCAGCTGTTGCTCGAAGACGGCCTCGTCGACTGGGCGAGGCCGGCCCTGTCGCGCGCGCTGGCCGGCGGCGACTACGACGCCGTTGCGGACCCGAGGCTCCAGGGCAGCTACGACCCGGTGGAGATGGCGCGCGTGGCGGCCAGTGCCGCGGCCTGCGTCCGGCAGTCGGCCAAGAAGCGCCCCAGGATGAGCCAGGTACAATGTCGCTCGACGCATGCACTGTCTTCTGCAGATGTTCACGGGAAATGGCCATGGTGTTTTTTCTTGGTGGTGCAGATAGTGAGGGCGTTGGAGGGGGGCATGTCGCTTGAGGACCTGAACGAGGGGGTTCGGCCGGGGCAGAGTGTGCTGTTCGGCGAGGCGGGGTCGTCGGGGTGA
- the LOC127292609 gene encoding uncharacterized protein isoform X2, with translation MSSNSSSPPSPPSNNTSPPSAAPPPSPDSSSPPTANSSSPAPSSSSPPPAPSKSHGAPASPAGIHTPSAQSSRGTGDSSRSEQAYVRRVSPAEIVFAAAGAAALLALLVAACVCCSRRTAPRRRRKPRNPMHFYADTASGHQGNSTSYTSGPQPQWQSDTGAGPSTSTSGSPGGSWHVPPDTNSGPRGQPLHTPVPQEPLGLGKGTFTYEELAAATGDFSQTNLLGQGGFGYVHKGVLPSGKAVAVKQLKSGSGQGEREFQAEVDIISRVHHRHLVSLVGYCIAGTSRMLVYEFVPNKTLEFHLHGKGLPPMAWATRLRIALGSAKGLAYLHEDSSDHTPRHQIRQHPPRQQLRGHGRGLRPCQAGVRQQHARLDPRHGDVRVPGAGVRVEREADGEVGRVLLRRGAAGAPDGAAAHRRHHAAVARRRPRRLGEAGPVARAGRRRLRRRCGPEAPGQLRPGGDGARGGQCRGLRPAVGQEAPQDEPGTMSLDACTVFCRCSREMAMVFFLGGADSEGVGGGHVA, from the exons ATGTCCTCTAATTCCTCGTCACCACCGTCGCCGCCATCGAACAACACCTCTCCTCCTTCAGCCGCCCCGCCGCCGTCACCGGACTCGTCCTCTCCACCAACGGCAAACTCATCTTCTCCGGCGCCATCCAGCTCCTCGCCTCCGCCGGCGCCGTCCAAGTCCCATGGCGCTCCGGCGTCACCGGCCGGGATCCACACTCCATCTGCCCAATCCTCTAGAGGCACGGGTGACTCGAGCAGGTCGGAGCAGGCTTACGTGCGCCGCGTCAGCCCGGCTGAGATCGTTTTCGCTGCCGCCGGGGCGGCTGCCCTTCTTGCGCTCCTCGTTGCCGCCTGCGTGTGCTGCTCGAGGAGGACGGCGCCGAGGAGGCGCCGGAAGCCTCGCAACCCGATGCATTTCTACGCGGACACTGCCTCCGGACACCAAG GCAACAGCACGAGCTACACAAGCGGACCGCAGCCGCAATGGCAGAGCGACACGGGCGCGGGGCCCTCGACGAGCACGTCCGGCTCGCCGGGTGGCTCCTGGCACGTGCCGCCCGACACGAACTCCGGCCCGCGCGGCCAGCCGCTGCATACGCCGGTACCGCAAGAGCCGCTGGGGTTAGGCAAGGGAAcgttcacctacgaggagctcgcGGCGGCAACGGGCGACTTCTCGCAGACGAACCTGCTCGGGCAGGGCGGGTTCGGGTACGTGCACAAGGGGGTGCTCCCCAGCGGCAAGGCGGTGGCCGTGAAGCAGCTCAAGTCCGGGAGCGGCCAGGGGGAGCGCGAGTTCCAGGCCGAGGTGGACATCATCAGCCGGGTGCACCACCGCCACCTCGTGTCCCTCGTCGGCTACTGCATCGCCGGCACCAGCCGCATGCTCGTCTACGAGTTCGTCCCCAACAAGACGCTCGAGTTCCACCTCCATG GGAAAGGGTTGCCGCCAATGGCATGGGCGACCAGGCTGCGCATCGCGCTCGGGTCGGCGAAGGGGCTCGCCTACCTGCACGAAGACT CCTCGGATCATACACCGCGACATCAAATCCGCCAACATCCTCCTCGACAACAACTTCGAGGCCATGGTCGCGGACTTCGGCCTTGCCAAGCTGGCGTCCGACAACAACACGCACGTCTCGACCCGCGTCATGGGGACGTTCGGGTACCTGGCGCCGGAGTACGCGTCGAGCGGGAGGCTGACGGAGAAGTCGGACGTGTTCTCCTACGGCGTGGTGCTGCTGGAGCTCCTGACGGGGCGGCGGCCCATCGACGCCACCACGCAGCTGTTGCTCGAAGACGGCCTCGTCGACTGGGCGAGGCCGGCCCTGTCGCGCGCGCTGGCCGGCGGCGACTACGACGCCGTTGCGGACCCGAGGCTCCAGGGCAGCTACGACCCGGTGGAGATGGCGCGCGTGGCGGCCAGTGCCGCGGCCTGCGTCCGGCAGTCGGCCAAGAAGCGCCCCAGGATGAGCCAGGTACAATGTCGCTCGACGCATGCACTGTCTTCTGCAGATGTTCACGGGAAATGGCCATGGTGTTTTTTCTTGGTGGTGCAGATAGTGAGGGCGTTGGAGGGGGGCATGTCGCTTGA